A stretch of the Parabacteroides timonensis genome encodes the following:
- a CDS encoding DUF5606 family protein yields the protein MLKTILSISGKPGLFKLVSHGKNMLIVESLTDKKRVPAYAKDKVISLGDIAIYTTETEVPLHEVLTSVKNKENGAKVTVPSDTKELRNYFAEVLPDFDRERVYPSDIKKLLTWYNILIGAEITDFTPEEEPTAEEVKAEEETSAEEKAE from the coding sequence ATGTTGAAGACTATTTTGTCTATTTCGGGAAAACCGGGATTATTTAAATTGGTTTCCCACGGAAAGAACATGCTGATTGTCGAATCGCTGACAGATAAGAAAAGAGTACCTGCGTATGCAAAAGATAAAGTAATCTCGTTAGGTGATATTGCTATTTATACAACCGAGACGGAAGTTCCTTTACATGAAGTACTCACCAGCGTAAAAAATAAAGAAAACGGAGCAAAAGTAACAGTTCCTTCCGATACCAAAGAACTGCGTAACTATTTTGCAGAAGTATTGCCTGATTTCGACCGCGAAAGAGTATATCCAAGCGATATTAAGAAATTGCTGACATGGTATAATATCCTGATCGGAGCCGAGATTACCGACTTCACACCGGAAGAAGAACCGACAGCAGAAGAAGTGAAAGCGGAAGAAGAAACAAG
- the coaE gene encoding dephospho-CoA kinase (Dephospho-CoA kinase (CoaE) performs the final step in coenzyme A biosynthesis.) — translation MIKIGITGGIGSGKSVVASLFNLYGIPVYVADTESKKLTATSPIIKKQLIDLFGEDLYTEQELNKKLLASHIFGNPEHLKQVNAIIHPEVNRHFTEWAKSQSSELCAIESAILFESGFNKMVDKSIMVYAPLGLRIERALQRDNTSREDIVNRINSQLPDETKKEWSDYVIHNDNRQALLPQIEKFLSSLRTSATG, via the coding sequence ATGATTAAAATTGGAATAACCGGAGGTATTGGAAGCGGCAAATCGGTTGTAGCTTCCTTATTCAACTTATACGGAATACCTGTCTACGTGGCAGATACTGAAAGTAAGAAACTTACAGCCACATCCCCTATCATCAAAAAACAGTTGATAGACTTATTCGGTGAGGATCTTTATACAGAACAAGAATTGAATAAAAAGCTATTAGCTTCACATATATTCGGAAATCCTGAACATCTCAAGCAGGTTAATGCCATAATACATCCGGAAGTAAACCGCCATTTTACGGAATGGGCAAAAAGCCAGTCGTCTGAACTCTGTGCGATAGAATCTGCAATTCTTTTTGAATCCGGCTTTAATAAAATGGTAGATAAAAGCATTATGGTATATGCGCCACTGGGGCTTCGTATCGAACGAGCTTTACAACGCGACAACACCTCCCGGGAAGATATCGTAAACCGTATCAATAGCCAATTACCGGATGAAACAAAAAAGGAATGGTCTGATTATGTTATCCATAATGACAACCGACAAGCGTTATTGCCTCAGATCGAGAAATTTCTGAGCTCTCTCCGAACTTCTGCAACCGGATAA